A genomic window from Peromyscus maniculatus bairdii isolate BWxNUB_F1_BW_parent chromosome 1, HU_Pman_BW_mat_3.1, whole genome shotgun sequence includes:
- the Trim3 gene encoding tripartite motif-containing protein 3 isoform X1, giving the protein MAKREDSPGPEVQPMDKQFLVCSICLDRYRCPKVLPCLHTFCERCLQNYIPAQSLTLSCPVCRQTSILPEQGVSALQNNFFISSLMEAMQQAPDGAHDPEDPHPLSAVAGRPLSCPNHEGKEPLYRQTMEFYCEACETAMCGECRAGEHREHGTVLLRDVVEQHKAALQRQLEAVRGRLPQLSAAIALVGGISQQLQERKAEALAQISAAFEDLEQALQQRKQALVSDLENICGAKQKVLQTQLDTLRQGQEHIGSSCSFAEQALRLGSAPEVLLVRKHMRERLAALAAQAFPERPHENAQLELVLEVDGLRRSVLNLGALLTTSATAHETVATGEGLRQALVGQPASLTVTTKDKDGRLVRTGSAELCAEITGPDGTRLAVPVVDHKNGTYELVYTARTEGDLLLSVLLYGQPVRGSPFRVRALRPGDLPPSPDDVKRRVKSPGGPGSHVRQKAVRRPSSMYSTGGKRKDNPIEDELVFRVGSRGREKGEFTNLQGVSAASSGRIVVADSNNQCIQVFSNEGQFKFRFGVRGRSPGQLQRPTGVAVDTNGDIIVADYDNRWVSIFSPEGKFKTKIGAGRLMGPKGVAVDRNGHIIVVDNKSCCVFTFQPNGKLVGRFGGRGATDRHFAGPHFVAVNNKNEIVVTDFHNHSVKVYSADGEFLFKFGSHGEGNGQFNAPTGVAVDSNGNIIVADWGNSRIQVFDSSGSFLSYINTSAEPLYGPQGLALTSDGHVVVADAGNHCFKAYRYLQ; this is encoded by the exons ATGGCAAAGAGGGAGGACAGTCCTGGCCCGGAGGTGCAGCCAATGGACAAGCAGTTTCTGGTATGCAGTATCTGCCTGGATCGGTACCGGTGCCCCAAAGTTCTGCCTTGTCTACATACCTTCTGTGAAAG ATGCCTCCAGAACTACATCCCTGCTCAGAGCCTGACACTGTCCTGTCCAGTGTGCCGGCAGACATCCATCCTCCCAGAACAGGGTGTCTCAGCCCTACAAAACAACTTCTTCATCAGCAGCCTCATGGAGGCCATGCAGCAGGCACCTGATGGGGCCCACGACCCCGAAGACCCCCACCCCCTCAGTGCGGTGGCTGGCcgccctctctcctgccccaaccATGAAGGCAAG GAGCCCTTGTACCGCCAGACGATGGAGTTTTACTGTGAGGCCTGTGAAACTGCCATGTGTGGTGAGTGTCGCGCAGGGGAGCACCGGGAACATGGCACAGTGCTGCTGCGGGACGTGGTGGAGCAGCACAAGGCAGCCCTGCAGCGCCAGCTTGAGGCTGTGCGAGGCCG ATTGCCACAGCTCTCCGCCGCTATCGCCTTAGTTGGGGGCATCAGCCAGCAGCTGCAAGAGCGCAAGGCAGAGGCCCTGGCCCAGATAAGTGCAGCCTTTGAGGACCTGGAGCAAGCCCTGCAGCAGCGCAAGCAGGCTCTGGTCAGCGATTTGGAGAACATTTGTGGGGCCAAGCAGAAG GTGTTGCAGACACAGTTAGACACTCTGCGCCAGGGTCAGGAACACATTGGCAGTAGCTGCAGCTTCGCGGAGCAGGCATTGAGACTGGGCTCTGCCCCTGAGGTATTGCTAGTGAGAAAGCACATGCGAGAGAGGCTGGCCGCACTGGCGGCTCAGGCCTTCCCGGAAAGGCCACATGAGAATGCACAGCTGGAACTGGTCCTTGAAGTAGATGGATTGCGGAGATCGGTGCTCAATCTGGGTGCACTGCTCACCACCAGTGCCACCGCACATGAGACGGTGGCCACTGGCGAGGGCCTGCGTCAGGCGCTAGTCGGCCAGCCTGCTTCACTCACTGTCACCACCAAAGACAAAGATGGGCGGCTGGTGCGCACAGGCAGCGCGGAGCTGTGTGCAGAGATCACCGGCCCTGATGGCACACGCCTTGCAGTGCCGGTGGTGGACCACAAGAATGGCACATATGAGCTGGTGTATACTGCACGCACAGAAGGCGACCTGCTCCTCTCGGTGCTGCTCTATGGACAGCCGGTTCGTGGCAGCCCCTTCCGTGTGCGTGCCCTGCGACCCGGGGACCTTCCACCGTCCCCAGATGATGTGAAGCGCCGGGTCAAGTCTCCTGGTGGTCCTGGCAGCCATGTGCGCCAGAAGGCAGTGCGTAGACCCAGTTCCATGTACAGCACTGGTGGCAAACGGAAGGACAACCCGATTGAGGATGAACTCGTCTTTCGTGTTG GCAGCCGTGGAAGGGAGAAAGGTGAATTCACCAATTTACAAGGTGTGTCTGCCGCGAGCAGTGGCCGCATAGTGGTAGCAGACAGCAACAACCAATGTATTCAG GTTTTCTCCAATGAGGGCCAGTTCAAGTTCCGATTTGGGGTCCGTGGGCGCTCACCTGGGCAACTACAGCGTCCCACAGGTGTGGCAGTGGACACCAATGGAGACATTATTGTGGCAGACTATGACAACCGTTGGGTCAGCATCTTCTCCCCCGAGGGCAAGTTCAAG ACCAAGATTGGAGCTGGCCGCCTCATGGGACCCAAAGGAGTGGCTGTGGACCGGAATGGACATATCATTGTGGTGGACAACAAATCTTGCTGTGTCTTCACCTTCCAGCCCAATGGCAAGCTGGTTGGGCGTTTTGGAGGCCGTGGGGCCACTGACCGCCACTTTGCAG GGCCCCACTTTGTGGCTGTGAACAACAAGAATGAGATTGTAGTAACAGATTTCCATAACCACTCAGTGAAG GTGTACAGTGCCGATGGAGAGTTCCTCTTCAAATTTGGCTCACATGGCGAGGGCAATGGACAGTTCAATGCCCCCACGGGAGTAGCTGTGGATTCCAATGGGAACATCATCGTGGCCGACTGGGGCAATAGCCGAATCCAG GTATTCGACAGCTCTGGCTCCTTCCTGTCCTATATCAACACATCTGCAGAGCCACTATATGGCCCACAGGGCTTGGCATTGACCTCGGATGGCCACGTGGTAGTGGCTGATGCTGGCAACCACTGCTTTAAGGCCTATCGCTACCTCCAGTAG
- the Trim3 gene encoding tripartite motif-containing protein 3 isoform X2, with protein MAKREDSPGPEVQPMDKQFLVCSICLDRYRCPKVLPCLHTFCERCLQNYIPAQSLTLSCPVCRQTSILPEQGVSALQNNFFISSLMEAMQQAPDGAHDPEDPHPLSAVAGRPLSCPNHEGKTMEFYCEACETAMCGECRAGEHREHGTVLLRDVVEQHKAALQRQLEAVRGRLPQLSAAIALVGGISQQLQERKAEALAQISAAFEDLEQALQQRKQALVSDLENICGAKQKVLQTQLDTLRQGQEHIGSSCSFAEQALRLGSAPEVLLVRKHMRERLAALAAQAFPERPHENAQLELVLEVDGLRRSVLNLGALLTTSATAHETVATGEGLRQALVGQPASLTVTTKDKDGRLVRTGSAELCAEITGPDGTRLAVPVVDHKNGTYELVYTARTEGDLLLSVLLYGQPVRGSPFRVRALRPGDLPPSPDDVKRRVKSPGGPGSHVRQKAVRRPSSMYSTGGKRKDNPIEDELVFRVGSRGREKGEFTNLQGVSAASSGRIVVADSNNQCIQVFSNEGQFKFRFGVRGRSPGQLQRPTGVAVDTNGDIIVADYDNRWVSIFSPEGKFKTKIGAGRLMGPKGVAVDRNGHIIVVDNKSCCVFTFQPNGKLVGRFGGRGATDRHFAGPHFVAVNNKNEIVVTDFHNHSVKVYSADGEFLFKFGSHGEGNGQFNAPTGVAVDSNGNIIVADWGNSRIQVFDSSGSFLSYINTSAEPLYGPQGLALTSDGHVVVADAGNHCFKAYRYLQ; from the exons ATGGCAAAGAGGGAGGACAGTCCTGGCCCGGAGGTGCAGCCAATGGACAAGCAGTTTCTGGTATGCAGTATCTGCCTGGATCGGTACCGGTGCCCCAAAGTTCTGCCTTGTCTACATACCTTCTGTGAAAG ATGCCTCCAGAACTACATCCCTGCTCAGAGCCTGACACTGTCCTGTCCAGTGTGCCGGCAGACATCCATCCTCCCAGAACAGGGTGTCTCAGCCCTACAAAACAACTTCTTCATCAGCAGCCTCATGGAGGCCATGCAGCAGGCACCTGATGGGGCCCACGACCCCGAAGACCCCCACCCCCTCAGTGCGGTGGCTGGCcgccctctctcctgccccaaccATGAAGGCAAG ACGATGGAGTTTTACTGTGAGGCCTGTGAAACTGCCATGTGTGGTGAGTGTCGCGCAGGGGAGCACCGGGAACATGGCACAGTGCTGCTGCGGGACGTGGTGGAGCAGCACAAGGCAGCCCTGCAGCGCCAGCTTGAGGCTGTGCGAGGCCG ATTGCCACAGCTCTCCGCCGCTATCGCCTTAGTTGGGGGCATCAGCCAGCAGCTGCAAGAGCGCAAGGCAGAGGCCCTGGCCCAGATAAGTGCAGCCTTTGAGGACCTGGAGCAAGCCCTGCAGCAGCGCAAGCAGGCTCTGGTCAGCGATTTGGAGAACATTTGTGGGGCCAAGCAGAAG GTGTTGCAGACACAGTTAGACACTCTGCGCCAGGGTCAGGAACACATTGGCAGTAGCTGCAGCTTCGCGGAGCAGGCATTGAGACTGGGCTCTGCCCCTGAGGTATTGCTAGTGAGAAAGCACATGCGAGAGAGGCTGGCCGCACTGGCGGCTCAGGCCTTCCCGGAAAGGCCACATGAGAATGCACAGCTGGAACTGGTCCTTGAAGTAGATGGATTGCGGAGATCGGTGCTCAATCTGGGTGCACTGCTCACCACCAGTGCCACCGCACATGAGACGGTGGCCACTGGCGAGGGCCTGCGTCAGGCGCTAGTCGGCCAGCCTGCTTCACTCACTGTCACCACCAAAGACAAAGATGGGCGGCTGGTGCGCACAGGCAGCGCGGAGCTGTGTGCAGAGATCACCGGCCCTGATGGCACACGCCTTGCAGTGCCGGTGGTGGACCACAAGAATGGCACATATGAGCTGGTGTATACTGCACGCACAGAAGGCGACCTGCTCCTCTCGGTGCTGCTCTATGGACAGCCGGTTCGTGGCAGCCCCTTCCGTGTGCGTGCCCTGCGACCCGGGGACCTTCCACCGTCCCCAGATGATGTGAAGCGCCGGGTCAAGTCTCCTGGTGGTCCTGGCAGCCATGTGCGCCAGAAGGCAGTGCGTAGACCCAGTTCCATGTACAGCACTGGTGGCAAACGGAAGGACAACCCGATTGAGGATGAACTCGTCTTTCGTGTTG GCAGCCGTGGAAGGGAGAAAGGTGAATTCACCAATTTACAAGGTGTGTCTGCCGCGAGCAGTGGCCGCATAGTGGTAGCAGACAGCAACAACCAATGTATTCAG GTTTTCTCCAATGAGGGCCAGTTCAAGTTCCGATTTGGGGTCCGTGGGCGCTCACCTGGGCAACTACAGCGTCCCACAGGTGTGGCAGTGGACACCAATGGAGACATTATTGTGGCAGACTATGACAACCGTTGGGTCAGCATCTTCTCCCCCGAGGGCAAGTTCAAG ACCAAGATTGGAGCTGGCCGCCTCATGGGACCCAAAGGAGTGGCTGTGGACCGGAATGGACATATCATTGTGGTGGACAACAAATCTTGCTGTGTCTTCACCTTCCAGCCCAATGGCAAGCTGGTTGGGCGTTTTGGAGGCCGTGGGGCCACTGACCGCCACTTTGCAG GGCCCCACTTTGTGGCTGTGAACAACAAGAATGAGATTGTAGTAACAGATTTCCATAACCACTCAGTGAAG GTGTACAGTGCCGATGGAGAGTTCCTCTTCAAATTTGGCTCACATGGCGAGGGCAATGGACAGTTCAATGCCCCCACGGGAGTAGCTGTGGATTCCAATGGGAACATCATCGTGGCCGACTGGGGCAATAGCCGAATCCAG GTATTCGACAGCTCTGGCTCCTTCCTGTCCTATATCAACACATCTGCAGAGCCACTATATGGCCCACAGGGCTTGGCATTGACCTCGGATGGCCACGTGGTAGTGGCTGATGCTGGCAACCACTGCTTTAAGGCCTATCGCTACCTCCAGTAG
- the Trim3 gene encoding tripartite motif-containing protein 3 isoform X3, with product MGPTTPKTPTPSVRWLAALSPAPTMKTMEFYCEACETAMCGECRAGEHREHGTVLLRDVVEQHKAALQRQLEAVRGRLPQLSAAIALVGGISQQLQERKAEALAQISAAFEDLEQALQQRKQALVSDLENICGAKQKVLQTQLDTLRQGQEHIGSSCSFAEQALRLGSAPEVLLVRKHMRERLAALAAQAFPERPHENAQLELVLEVDGLRRSVLNLGALLTTSATAHETVATGEGLRQALVGQPASLTVTTKDKDGRLVRTGSAELCAEITGPDGTRLAVPVVDHKNGTYELVYTARTEGDLLLSVLLYGQPVRGSPFRVRALRPGDLPPSPDDVKRRVKSPGGPGSHVRQKAVRRPSSMYSTGGKRKDNPIEDELVFRVGSRGREKGEFTNLQGVSAASSGRIVVADSNNQCIQVFSNEGQFKFRFGVRGRSPGQLQRPTGVAVDTNGDIIVADYDNRWVSIFSPEGKFKTKIGAGRLMGPKGVAVDRNGHIIVVDNKSCCVFTFQPNGKLVGRFGGRGATDRHFAGPHFVAVNNKNEIVVTDFHNHSVKVYSADGEFLFKFGSHGEGNGQFNAPTGVAVDSNGNIIVADWGNSRIQVFDSSGSFLSYINTSAEPLYGPQGLALTSDGHVVVADAGNHCFKAYRYLQ from the exons ATGGGGCCCACGACCCCGAAGACCCCCACCCCCTCAGTGCGGTGGCTGGCcgccctctctcctgccccaaccATGAAG ACGATGGAGTTTTACTGTGAGGCCTGTGAAACTGCCATGTGTGGTGAGTGTCGCGCAGGGGAGCACCGGGAACATGGCACAGTGCTGCTGCGGGACGTGGTGGAGCAGCACAAGGCAGCCCTGCAGCGCCAGCTTGAGGCTGTGCGAGGCCG ATTGCCACAGCTCTCCGCCGCTATCGCCTTAGTTGGGGGCATCAGCCAGCAGCTGCAAGAGCGCAAGGCAGAGGCCCTGGCCCAGATAAGTGCAGCCTTTGAGGACCTGGAGCAAGCCCTGCAGCAGCGCAAGCAGGCTCTGGTCAGCGATTTGGAGAACATTTGTGGGGCCAAGCAGAAG GTGTTGCAGACACAGTTAGACACTCTGCGCCAGGGTCAGGAACACATTGGCAGTAGCTGCAGCTTCGCGGAGCAGGCATTGAGACTGGGCTCTGCCCCTGAGGTATTGCTAGTGAGAAAGCACATGCGAGAGAGGCTGGCCGCACTGGCGGCTCAGGCCTTCCCGGAAAGGCCACATGAGAATGCACAGCTGGAACTGGTCCTTGAAGTAGATGGATTGCGGAGATCGGTGCTCAATCTGGGTGCACTGCTCACCACCAGTGCCACCGCACATGAGACGGTGGCCACTGGCGAGGGCCTGCGTCAGGCGCTAGTCGGCCAGCCTGCTTCACTCACTGTCACCACCAAAGACAAAGATGGGCGGCTGGTGCGCACAGGCAGCGCGGAGCTGTGTGCAGAGATCACCGGCCCTGATGGCACACGCCTTGCAGTGCCGGTGGTGGACCACAAGAATGGCACATATGAGCTGGTGTATACTGCACGCACAGAAGGCGACCTGCTCCTCTCGGTGCTGCTCTATGGACAGCCGGTTCGTGGCAGCCCCTTCCGTGTGCGTGCCCTGCGACCCGGGGACCTTCCACCGTCCCCAGATGATGTGAAGCGCCGGGTCAAGTCTCCTGGTGGTCCTGGCAGCCATGTGCGCCAGAAGGCAGTGCGTAGACCCAGTTCCATGTACAGCACTGGTGGCAAACGGAAGGACAACCCGATTGAGGATGAACTCGTCTTTCGTGTTG GCAGCCGTGGAAGGGAGAAAGGTGAATTCACCAATTTACAAGGTGTGTCTGCCGCGAGCAGTGGCCGCATAGTGGTAGCAGACAGCAACAACCAATGTATTCAG GTTTTCTCCAATGAGGGCCAGTTCAAGTTCCGATTTGGGGTCCGTGGGCGCTCACCTGGGCAACTACAGCGTCCCACAGGTGTGGCAGTGGACACCAATGGAGACATTATTGTGGCAGACTATGACAACCGTTGGGTCAGCATCTTCTCCCCCGAGGGCAAGTTCAAG ACCAAGATTGGAGCTGGCCGCCTCATGGGACCCAAAGGAGTGGCTGTGGACCGGAATGGACATATCATTGTGGTGGACAACAAATCTTGCTGTGTCTTCACCTTCCAGCCCAATGGCAAGCTGGTTGGGCGTTTTGGAGGCCGTGGGGCCACTGACCGCCACTTTGCAG GGCCCCACTTTGTGGCTGTGAACAACAAGAATGAGATTGTAGTAACAGATTTCCATAACCACTCAGTGAAG GTGTACAGTGCCGATGGAGAGTTCCTCTTCAAATTTGGCTCACATGGCGAGGGCAATGGACAGTTCAATGCCCCCACGGGAGTAGCTGTGGATTCCAATGGGAACATCATCGTGGCCGACTGGGGCAATAGCCGAATCCAG GTATTCGACAGCTCTGGCTCCTTCCTGTCCTATATCAACACATCTGCAGAGCCACTATATGGCCCACAGGGCTTGGCATTGACCTCGGATGGCCACGTGGTAGTGGCTGATGCTGGCAACCACTGCTTTAAGGCCTATCGCTACCTCCAGTAG
- the Arfip2 gene encoding arfaptin-2 isoform X1 has translation MTDGILGKAATMEIPIHGNGEAGQLPEDDGLEQDLQQVMVSGPNLNETSIVSGGYGGSGDGLIPTGSGRHPSHSTSPSGPGDEVARGIAGEKFDIVKKWGINTYKCTKQLLSERFGRGSRTVDLELELQIELLRETKRKYESVLQLGRALTAHLYSLLQTQHALGDAFADLSQKSPELQEEFGYNAETQKLLCKNGETLLGAVNFFVSSINTLVTKTMEDTLMTVKQYEAARLEYDAYRTDLEELSLGPRDAGTRGRLESAQATFQTHRDKYEKLRGDVAIKLKFLEENKIKVMHKQLLLFHNAVSAYFAGNQKQLEQTLQQFNIKLRPPGAEKPSWLEEQ, from the exons ATGACGGACGGGATCCTAGGGAAGGCAGCTACAATGGAGATCCCCATCCATGGAAATGGCGAAGCTGGGCAGCTTCCTGAAGATGATGGGCTGGAGCAG GACCTCCAGCAGGTGATGGTGTCAGGACCCAACCTCAATGAAACTAGCATTGTGTCTGGTGGCTATGGGGGCTCTGGTGATGGACTCATCCCCACAG GGTCTGGCCGCCATCCATCTCACAGCACCTCACCTTCTGGCCCTGGTGATGAGGTGGCCCGGGGCATTGCCGGAGAGAAGTTTGACATCGTCAAGAAATGGGGCATCAACACATATAAG TGCACAAAGCAGCTGTTATCAGAGAGATTTGGCCGAGGCTCCCGGACTGTGGATCTGGAGCTAGAGCTGCAGATTGAGTTGCTGCGTGAGACGAAGCGCAAGTATGAGAGTGTCCTGCAGCTGGGCCGGGCACTGACAGCCCACCTCTACAGCCTGTTGCAGACCCAGCATGCACTAGGTGATGCCTTTGCTGACCTCAGCCAGAAGTCCCCAGAGCTTCAG GAGGAATTTGGCTATAATGCAGAGACGCAAAAGCTGCTGTGCAAGAATGGGGAGACGCTGCTAGGGGCTGTGAACTTCTTTGTCTCTAGCATCAACACACTGGTCACCAAGACCATGGAAGACACACTCATGACTGTCAAACAGTATGAGGCTGCCAG GCTGGAATATGATGCCTACCGGACAGACTTAGAGGAGCTGAGCCTAGGCCCCCGGGATGCAGGGACACGTGGTCGACTTGAGAGTGCCCAGGCCACTTTCCAGACCCATCGGGACAAATATGAGAAGCTGCGGGGAGATGTGGCCATCAAGCTCaagttcctggaagaaaacaag ATCAAGGTGATGCACAAAcagctgctgctcttccacaATGCGGTGTCTGCCTACTTTGCCGGGAACCAGAAACAACTGGAGCAGACCTTGCAACAGTTCAACATCAAGCTGCGGCCTCCAGGAGCCGAGAAGCCTTCCTGGCTAGAGGAGCAGTGA
- the Arfip2 gene encoding arfaptin-2 isoform X2 — translation MTDGILGKAATMEIPIHGNGEAGQLPEDDGLEQDLQQVMVSGPNLNETSIVSGGYGGSGDGLIPTGSGRHPSHSTSPSGPGDEVARGIAGEKFDIVKKWGINTYKEEFGYNAETQKLLCKNGETLLGAVNFFVSSINTLVTKTMEDTLMTVKQYEAARLEYDAYRTDLEELSLGPRDAGTRGRLESAQATFQTHRDKYEKLRGDVAIKLKFLEENKIKVMHKQLLLFHNAVSAYFAGNQKQLEQTLQQFNIKLRPPGAEKPSWLEEQ, via the exons ATGACGGACGGGATCCTAGGGAAGGCAGCTACAATGGAGATCCCCATCCATGGAAATGGCGAAGCTGGGCAGCTTCCTGAAGATGATGGGCTGGAGCAG GACCTCCAGCAGGTGATGGTGTCAGGACCCAACCTCAATGAAACTAGCATTGTGTCTGGTGGCTATGGGGGCTCTGGTGATGGACTCATCCCCACAG GGTCTGGCCGCCATCCATCTCACAGCACCTCACCTTCTGGCCCTGGTGATGAGGTGGCCCGGGGCATTGCCGGAGAGAAGTTTGACATCGTCAAGAAATGGGGCATCAACACATATAAG GAGGAATTTGGCTATAATGCAGAGACGCAAAAGCTGCTGTGCAAGAATGGGGAGACGCTGCTAGGGGCTGTGAACTTCTTTGTCTCTAGCATCAACACACTGGTCACCAAGACCATGGAAGACACACTCATGACTGTCAAACAGTATGAGGCTGCCAG GCTGGAATATGATGCCTACCGGACAGACTTAGAGGAGCTGAGCCTAGGCCCCCGGGATGCAGGGACACGTGGTCGACTTGAGAGTGCCCAGGCCACTTTCCAGACCCATCGGGACAAATATGAGAAGCTGCGGGGAGATGTGGCCATCAAGCTCaagttcctggaagaaaacaag ATCAAGGTGATGCACAAAcagctgctgctcttccacaATGCGGTGTCTGCCTACTTTGCCGGGAACCAGAAACAACTGGAGCAGACCTTGCAACAGTTCAACATCAAGCTGCGGCCTCCAGGAGCCGAGAAGCCTTCCTGGCTAGAGGAGCAGTGA
- the Timm10b gene encoding mitochondrial import inner membrane translocase subunit Tim10 B isoform X1: MEQQQQLRNLRDFLLVYNRMTELCFQRCVPSLHHRALDAEEEACLHSCAGKLIHSNHRLMAAYVHLMPALVQRRIADYEAASAVPGVPAEQPGDSPSGS; encoded by the exons atggagcagcagcagcaactaaGAAAC TTGCGAGACTTCCTGTTGGTCTACAATCGGAtgacagaactgtgcttccagcgCTGTGTGCCCAGCCTGCACCACCGAGCTCTGGACGCTGAGGAG GAGGCCTGTCTGCACAGCTGTGCTGGGAAGCTCATCCATTCTAACCACCGCCTCATGGCCGCTTATGTGCACCTCATGCCCGCCCTTGTCCAGCGCCGCATCGCGGACTACGAGGCTGCCTCGGCCGTGCCAGGTGTTCCTGCAGAACAGCCCGGAGACTCGCCGTCAGGCAGCTAG
- the Timm10b gene encoding mitochondrial import inner membrane translocase subunit Tim10 B isoform X2 has product MEQQQQLRNEACLHSCAGKLIHSNHRLMAAYVHLMPALVQRRIADYEAASAVPGVPAEQPGDSPSGS; this is encoded by the exons atggagcagcagcagcaactaaGAAAC GAGGCCTGTCTGCACAGCTGTGCTGGGAAGCTCATCCATTCTAACCACCGCCTCATGGCCGCTTATGTGCACCTCATGCCCGCCCTTGTCCAGCGCCGCATCGCGGACTACGAGGCTGCCTCGGCCGTGCCAGGTGTTCCTGCAGAACAGCCCGGAGACTCGCCGTCAGGCAGCTAG